A region of the Paraburkholderia flava genome:
CGTCGTCTGCGACTGGAGCCCGGTGCTCGCGCACAGCGTTGCTCGTTTCTGATTTCGTCGGGATGTGTGGTGTCGCGGCGTGCATTCGAGACGCTGGGCACCTTTGTCGAATCGCTTTTTATCGATCACGTCGATACCGAATACTGTTTTCGCGCATTGGCGCATGACGTGCCGCTGTATGTGATCCCGCAGCTCGTGCTGCCGCATAGAATCGGCAACAAGCGACGGCATCAGTTGGGGCCGTTCATGCTGACGTCGGAGAATCATGCGCCTGCACGCAGGTACTACACCGCGCGCAACGCGATGTACATCGCGATGAAGTATGGGATGCGGTTTCCGGTCGCGTTCAGTCCGAATCTGTGGACAATATGGCAAGCGTTGCAGGTTTTGCTGTTCGAAGCGGATAAGGTCACGAAGCTGCGAAGTATTTTTATGGGCGTCGCGGATGGGTTGTTTGGGCAGCTTGGGCCGATCGAGACGGCACGGCCTGGGTTGGCGGCGTGGCTGGCGCAGCGGGTTCGGCGGGGATAAGTTCTGTTAGTCGCTGGGCAAGCGAGCGCCTGCAAAGAAAACGCCGCAAACCTTGTGAGCCCGCGGCGCTTTTCCAACAGCCTTCCGTGCAATCTACATCAGTAGTCCCACTGCACCGGCACGAAGCGGAAGCCCTTTCCATTCTTCGCAATGTGACCAATCGACGGAAACGCGACGTGCGCTGCGGCCAGCATAGCGCCCGTTTCAGCGGCTTCGTTGAACAGCGCGATACGCACATCCACCGCCGCTTCGGGATCGTGCTCGAAGCCGTTTTGCCAATCGGGATGATCGAAGTTGACTTCGAAAATCGCGTCGCCGACGAAGGTCAGTTTCTCGCCTTTCGAGGCGACGTCCACGACGCAGTGCCCCGGCGTGTGCCCACCCGTCACGCGTGCCGATACGCCCGCCGCGACTTCAACGGTCTGATCGAACTGCACGATGTTTTCGCTGTAGAGCGTCACGAATTTTTCGGCGGCCTTGCGGAGCGCGGGGGGAACCGCTTCCGGCATCACCGTCTTGCTGAAGTCCGGATTTTTCCAGAATTCCACCTCGGCGGCCGACACGTGAACGCGCACGTCCGGGCGCAGCCTGGCCTTCACGCCATCGACGTTCAACCCGCCGACGTGGTCCATATGCATGTGCGTAATCACGATGTCGGTGATCGCGGCCAGGTCGATGCCGGCTGTTTCCAGACGCATCACCGATCGACCGGCGCGCGTAAAGTACTCGAAGCCTTCGCCCACGCCCGAGTCGACCAGGATCACACGGTCGCCGCTGCGCATCAGCGCGATATTCAGCGCCCAGTCGAACGTGTCGCGTTGCAGGAAGCGACCGTCGAACCATTCGTTGCGGTCCACTTCGCTCACGTTGGTGGACATGGTGGAGGTCGGCAACGGCAACACGCCATCGCTGATCAGCACGACGTCGACGTCACCGACGCGCACGGCGTAGCGGGATGACACCAGTTCGCCCGAACCTTCCTTTCCAAGGTTAGAGACGACCGGCTTCACATTGCGGGTTGTTGCGCTCATCTTCAATATGGTCCTGTCAATTGATTGGGGGAGCGACGCGGGGTGGCGCGGTTCACTATCGTGACCGCGAATTTCGCGCGCTTCGCTTTGCTTGCGTTTCGATCGACCGTGCGACGGATTCTAGTCGGCGGAAGCGAACGCCAGTAGCGTCCTGAAGGCGCTCACCGTGTTGTCCGCACGGCAACAATCAGGACGCCTGGTAATCGCAGGGCAACGCGTGTGACAGGCTTATCTAACGCATGGGCATTGATCGCGATCTGCTCGCTTGCGATTCCCACCGCGAGCGGGCCGGCTGGAGGTTTCACGTGAGGCGGACCTGGCCTTGATTGCCCTAGTGCTCATCAGGCTCTTGCCCGTTTTCGGCTAGCAGATCGGATAACTCAGAGGGAGACAGCCGCTTCATTTTATTTTCGAACTTCCGATCATATTGTCGATCGTTCGGCTCTGCAGTCATGTCTCGATCTCGCGCTGCGCCCGACACTGCATCGCAAACCCAATAGCCTCACTCATGTTTTACGTGCCGAGCCAGCGAAAAACTGCGCGGCGGCAGGCGCATACAAAAAATAAAACATGATTCCGTCAATAACCAATACTGGAAGAATCAGAGATGGCAAACCAAGAGTTGAGAGCTTGATACCGGAGATCATGAGCGTCACCGCCCTGTTAGCAACGAAGAGAATGCGTGCCAGGCGAGAGCCTTTAAGCATCCACAGTCCGCATAAAATATCTGCACCGATAGAAAGGATGTTGATCACAGCCGCCAGTACCCCACTGTCATCTGCCGCAAGCAATTGCGGTTTTTCCGCGGCCATCAGTAGCGTCACTATGCCGAAGCCAACAGCGATCCAGGAGATTATGGTGACGGAAAGCGGCCGTTTAAGATTCATGATCTAGTCGAGGGTAAGGTCTGTCAGAGATATGCGACCTATTGACCTAACACATGCAACACCGGCAAGCGCGCATTCGAAAAACGGTGAGCTCATATCCCCCGCTCGCCACCATCTTGTCGCTGCCGCATGAGCTTCATGGGGTGAACGATCCAGGCACCCATGTCGAACGTCTCAATCAGTCGGCAGACTACCAGTCATCCGATCGAAAAGCAGCCATTCTCATGCATTACCAGCGCGTCACAGCAGGCAGTCACCCACCTCCCGATTTACCCGAATCAACCAGCACAATCGCTGCACCGCAAAATCACGCGCTCTCGCAGGCAGCACAATGCGTCACCCACGATGTCGCCACGTTCCGTTACTGCGCCGCACTACCCGGCCTTCCTTGACACCCTTCCTCCACCCTGCTGTACTAAATAAACCAAAGTGATTTAGTCCAAACTGCCAGGCCGCGGACAAACCAGCGACCAGCCCCAGGCAGCACGGACACCACAAAGAGAGGCGTACCCATCGCCCATCACCCGTCCCGAGACGTCGTCAACAACCCGGAGGAGCAACCCATGGCCCTGACCCAGCATTCCCGTAGCTACCCTGTCGCGCGGCGCGTTGCCGCACTCTGCATCGCTGCTTCCGCGCTCTGGTGCGCGAGCGCGTCGCAGGCCGCCGATCAACCGATCGTCGGCCTCATCACGAAGACCGACACGAACCCGTTCTTCGTGAAGATGAAAGAGGGTGCCGAAGGCGCGGCGCAGAAAAGCGGCGCGAAGCTTCTCACGGCCGCGGGCAAGTTCGACGGCGACAACGCGAGTCAGGTCACGGCCATCGAAAACATGCTGACCGCTGGCGCGAAAGCAATCCTGATCACGCCGAGCGACACGAAGGCAATCGTGCCGAGCATCAAGAAAGCGCGCGCAGCGGGCACGATGGTCATCGCGCTCGACACGCCGACAGAGCCGCAGGACGCCACCGATGCGCTCTTCGCCACCGACAACTTCAAGGCCGGCGTATTGATCGGCGAATACGCGAAAGCTGCACTCGGCAACAAGCCGGCCAAGATCGCGACGCTCGATCTCGCGCCCGGCATCTCGGTCGGCGTGCTGCGTCATAACGGCTTTCTGCAGGGCTTCGGCGTGAAGGAAGGCGATCCGTCGATCGTCTGCAGCCAGGACACGCGCGGCGATCAGGCGAAGGGACAAACGGCGATGGAAAACTGTCTGCAGAAGTCGCCGGACATCAACGTCGTCTACACGATCAACGAACCGGCCGCAGCGGGCGCGTATCGCGCGCTGAAAGCGGCGGGCAAGGACAAGAGCGTGATGATCGTGTCGATCGACGGCGGCTGCGAAGGCGTGCGCAACGTGAAGGCCGGCGCGATCGCCGCGACGTCGCAGCAGTACCCGCTGAAAATGGCCGCACTGGGCGTCGAAGCAGGCGTCGAGTACGCGAAGACCGGCAAGAAGGTCAGCGGCTATCACGACACCGGCGTCACGCTGATTACCGACAAGCCGATGTCCGGCGTCGACAGCAAGGACACGAAGTTCGGCCTCGACAACTGCTGGGGCAACAAGTAACGCCGCTGTGCGGATCGCACGGCATGCATGCCGCGCGATCCGCAACGTGAGTCACGGGGCCCACCGCGCCCCTGCATCGAGGAATCCATCATGTCGACTCCCTCCGCGCCGGCGTCTTCGTCGCGCCGTTTCGCCGATCGTCTGCCGTCGCTGGCGGAAATCGGTCCGCTGATTGCACTGCTGCTCGCCTGCGCGTTTTTCATCTCGCAGAGCAACCGTTTCCTGTCGGTCCAGAACCTGTCGCTGATCCTGCAGCAGACGATGGTCGTCGCCGTGATCGCGATCGGTCAGACATTGATCGTGCTGACCGCCGGCATCGATCTGTCGTGCGGGATGGTGATGGCGTTCGGCTCGATCGTGATGACCAAGTTCGCGGTCGTGCTCGGCATGCCGCCGATCGTCGCGATTTTCTGCGGCATCGCGGCGAGTGCGCTGTTCGGTGCACTGAACGGCGTGCTGATCACGCGCATCAAGCTGCCGCCGTTCATCGTCACGCTCGGCACGCTGAACATCGCGTTCGCGTTGACGCAGATCTATTCGAACGCGGAAAGCGTATCGAATCTGCCCGACGCGATCATGTTTCTCGGCAACACGTTCCACCTCGGCGCTGCCGAGATCACGTACGGCACGGTGCTCACGCTGCTGATGTACCTCGTCGCGTGGTTCGTGCTGCGCGACACGGTGCCGGGACGTCATCTGTACGCGCTCGGCAATAACCCCGAGGCCGCACGTTTGATGGGGCTGTCGTCGCAACGCATTCTGCTCACCGTCTATACGCTGGCCGGCGCGATCTACGGCATCGCTGCGCTGCTGTCGGTGTCGCGCACCGGTGTCGGCGATCCGCAGGCCGGCCAGACCGAAAATCTCGACAGCATCACGGCGGTCGTGCTCGGCGGCACGAGTCTGTTCGGCGGACGCGGCTCGGTGGTCGGCACGCTGCTCGGCGCGTTGATCGTCGGTGTGTTTCGCAACGGGTTGACGCTGATCGGTGTGTCGTCGGTGTACCAGGTGCTGATTACGGGGATCCTGGTGATTCTCGCCGTCGCCGCCGACCGGCTTTCGCATCGCCGCGCGTGAGTTCGCACGCGCCCCTGCCCCCGGAATTCCAGGAGACTGTCATGTCGACCCCTCAATCCGCCCCGACCCCGGTGCTGCAGGCACGTGGCCTCGTGAAGCGCTACGGCCAGGTCACCGCGCTCGACGGCTGCGATTTCGAAGTACTGCCCGGCGAAATTCTCGCCGTGATCGGCGACAACGGCGCGGGCAAGTCGTCGTTGATCAAGGCGCTGTCCGGCGCAACCGTGCCCGACGAAGGCGAGATCCTGCTCGACGGCAAGCCGGTGAAATTTCGTAGCCCACTCGACGCGCGCGAACAGGGTATCGAAACCGTCTACCAGGAACTCGCGGTCGCGCCCGCGATGAGCATCGCAGAAAACCTGTTTCTCGCCCGTGAACTCGTGAAGCCTGGCTGGCGCGGCTCGTTGCTGAAGATGATCGACAAACGCCGCATGCTCGATGAAGCGACCGCGCATATGAAGGGTCTGCAGATCGGCATCCGGTCGATGCGTCAGGCTGTCGAAACGTTATCGGGTGGTCAGCGTCAGGGCGTCGCGGTTGCACGCAGCGCGGCGTTCGCACGGCACGTCGTGATTCTCGACGAGCCGACGGCCGCGCTTGGCGTCAAGGAAGGCAACATGGTGCTCGAGCTGATCCGTCGCGTGCGCGATCGCGGTCTGCCCGTGATCCTGATCAGCCACAACATGCCGCATGTGTTCGAGGTCGCAGACCGCATCCATATTCAACGGCTCGGCCGGCGCGCGGCGCTCGTCAACGCGAAGGACATCCACATGTCCGAAGCGGTCGCGATCATGACCGGTGCGAAAGAAGCGGACGTCAAGGCGATCGCATGATCTTCGTTCGCGACTGACCGGCACGCACCATGGACACCGGGACTCGCTCGCCGAAACAGCGCACGGTCGGCTCGAATCAGGTCGGCATGCGGCAGTTCAACGAACGGATCGTGCTGCAGACGATCCGTCTGCACGGTCCGTTGCCGAAGGCCGACGTCGGGCGTCTGACGCGGCTGTCGATGCAGACGGTATCGATGATCGTCGAGCGGCTGATCGACGACGGGTTGCTCGTCAAGCAGCCGCGTGTGCGCGGGCGCATCGGTCAGCCTTCGGTGCCGATCGCGTTGCGGCCCGATGGCGCATTCACGATCGGCATCAAGGTCGGGCGCCGCAGCCTCGACGTGCTCGCGATGGACTTCACCGGCAATGTCCACTGTCGCGAGGTGGTCGACTATGCGTACCCCGATCCGCGTCAGCTGTTTCCCGCGCTCGAAACGAAACTCGCGCGCGTGAACGCGGCGCTCGGCGCACGTGCGCGCAAGGTGGTCGGTGTCGGCGTAGCGGCGCCGCTGTGGCTCGGCGGCTGGCGGGATTTTCTGGGCGCACCGCAGGAAGCGCTCGACGCGTGGCACGACATCGACATCCGCGCGCGCATCGAGGCAATGACCGGCCTGCCCGTCGAATTCGCGAAGGACACGACCGCTGCATGCGCCGCTGAACTCGTGATGGGCCAGGGGCGCGGCATTCACAACTTTCTGTATCTGTTCGTCGGGACGTTTATCGGTGGTGGTCTGGTGATCGATGGGCGGCTGCATAGCGGGCCACACGACAACGCTGGCGCAGTCGGTTCGATTCCGCTCGCGGGTTCGTCGCGTTCGAAGACGCCCGCTCGACAGTTATTGCACACCGCGTCGGGCTTCGTGCTCGAACAGGCGATCGGCGCATCCGGTGCGCCGCCCGCAGCCGCGCACGATCACCGCGCGTTGTCGGCGGAGTTATGGCGTCACACCGAGCAATGGCTCGATGCTGCATGCCCGGCGATCGCCGGTGCGTTGACTAACGCCGCTGCGTTGCTCGATCTCGAAGCGGTGGTGATCGACGGTGAACTGGACCGGCAACTGGTCCGCGAAATCATTCGACGCACCGAGCGCGTGCTCGATCGTTTCGAATGGGAAGGGATGGTGCGGCCGCAGTTGCTCGAAGGGACGATCGGTGCGGACGCGCGCGCGATGGGCGGTGCGATTCTGCCGCTATATGCGCATTTTGCGCCGGTGCATGAGTTGTTTTTGAAGCCAGCGGTGGACGCGCCGTTTTGAGCCCACGCTTCAGCTTGATGCAGCGACGCGTGGTGTAGTGCCCTCGTTGCGGCGATCGTCATCGAGCAACGGCTGCAACACCGGCGTCAATGACTTCAGCAACTGCACCGACAGCGCGCTCGTGAAGTCATATCGCGCCGCATACGGCTCGTGGACATAAGCGGTCAACGTGCCGAAGAAACGATCGCCGATCACGAACACGAACGTCGCGCTGCGATTCACCTTGCGCGACTCGATCAAGCGCGCGCCAGGCGCGAACACGTTGAACCGCTGATCGCCAGTGCCGGTTTTGCCGTACACATCGAGCGTGCGGCCATCGGGCAACGAAATACCTTGCGCGAGCCGCTTCGCGGTGCCGCCGTTCACGACGTCACGCAGCAGCACGCGCGTGACCGCCGCGATTTCCGGCGAGATCAACGGTTGTGCCGGCGCGGCGACGTGTGCGAAGCGCGTTTCGTACGGCGTGCCCGACGCGAAATCGAGCGACGTCACGCTTTGCGTCGGGACGCGGTTGCCGTCGTCGGCGACGATGCCGATCAGCTGCGCGAGCGCGACCGGCCGGTCGCCGGATGCACCGATCGCTGCCGCATATGAAGGCGTCAGATTCGCGAACGGATAGCCGAGCGCCTGCCAGGATTTGCCGATTGCATCGTATGCGCGCAGCTCGACCATGTGCCGGATACGGCGATCCTGAGTCGCGTGATAGCGCGTTTTGAAGAGCCACGTGTACGACGAGAAGCGCGCGTCGCGGCTCGCATTCTGCACGTCGTTCACGCTTGCATCCGGATGCGCACGCAGATACGCTGCCGTCCACAATTCGAGCGGATGCACCTTCGCGATGTAGCCGCGATCGTTCAGATTGAAGCGGTCCATGCTGTACTTCGCGTACAGCGTGGCGAGGTCGTCGTCGGACAGCGACGCGGCCGGCGTGCCCTTCAGCGCCGCGCGCATCTGCGTGTCGAACCATGCAGTCGGTTCGTTCGGCGCAACGCTGCGCAGCACGGTCGCGACACGCTGCGGCGATTTGCGTACCGAATGCAGCATCGTCGCGAGTGCATCGTCGGCACTCTTGCCGTGATACTTCGTGTAGAAGCGGTTCACGTACACGCGGCTTTCCTGATCGACGAAGCCTTGCAGATACTTCTGCCGCGTCGCCGGATCGTCAAGCCATTGCGACGATGGCCCCGACGTCTGGATCATTTCATAGCGCACGATGTCGCGCATCAACCGCACGAACACGAGATTCACCGAGTGCTGGAACGCGCGATGCACCGTGAGAATGCGATCGTTGTCGCTCGATTCGAAATTGGTGAATGTCTGCGCGCCGCCACCCGTGTAGAACGTTTCGCCCGCGCTCGCCGAGTATTTACGCTCGACGGCCGCATCGAGCATCGGGCGCAGCGAACGGTCCGGCGTTTTCGCGAGGTAGTCGAGTGCCCAGCGGGTCAGCACGTCCTGACGGTCCGGCTGCACCGCCTGCAATTGCGCGACGCTCATGCCGCCGTAACGCGTGTGCAGGTCCGACACGATCTGCAGATACGTGACGATGGTACGCAGTTTCGCAGTCGATCCGAGATTCAGTCGCGCGCCCTGGTTGATGTCGAACGGCTGGTCGACGCTGTCGGTCTGCACGCGTACCAGGTTAGCACCGCCGCGTCGCTCGAACAGCGTGAAGCTGTACGCGATCTTCGACGG
Encoded here:
- a CDS encoding glycosyltransferase family 2 protein — translated: MTTLGALIVLFHPSAEELAHAVSLRKHCSPVIAIDNSPQPDAQAAAILGAADMPLLHDGNRNGIAGALNRGLAQLFAAGADAVALFDQDSSPPPEYFDVMRDMCDELGAKPFMLGPRIYDDNEKRFLPEIVIDGLLVRRLRLEPGARAQRCSFLISSGCVVSRRAFETLGTFVESLFIDHVDTEYCFRALAHDVPLYVIPQLVLPHRIGNKRRHQLGPFMLTSENHAPARRYYTARNAMYIAMKYGMRFPVAFSPNLWTIWQALQVLLFEADKVTKLRSIFMGVADGLFGQLGPIETARPGLAAWLAQRVRRG
- a CDS encoding MBL fold metallo-hydrolase — protein: MSATTRNVKPVVSNLGKEGSGELVSSRYAVRVGDVDVVLISDGVLPLPTSTMSTNVSEVDRNEWFDGRFLQRDTFDWALNIALMRSGDRVILVDSGVGEGFEYFTRAGRSVMRLETAGIDLAAITDIVITHMHMDHVGGLNVDGVKARLRPDVRVHVSAAEVEFWKNPDFSKTVMPEAVPPALRKAAEKFVTLYSENIVQFDQTVEVAAGVSARVTGGHTPGHCVVDVASKGEKLTFVGDAIFEVNFDHPDWQNGFEHDPEAAVDVRIALFNEAAETGAMLAAAHVAFPSIGHIAKNGKGFRFVPVQWDY
- a CDS encoding sugar ABC transporter substrate-binding protein; the protein is MALTQHSRSYPVARRVAALCIAASALWCASASQAADQPIVGLITKTDTNPFFVKMKEGAEGAAQKSGAKLLTAAGKFDGDNASQVTAIENMLTAGAKAILITPSDTKAIVPSIKKARAAGTMVIALDTPTEPQDATDALFATDNFKAGVLIGEYAKAALGNKPAKIATLDLAPGISVGVLRHNGFLQGFGVKEGDPSIVCSQDTRGDQAKGQTAMENCLQKSPDINVVYTINEPAAAGAYRALKAAGKDKSVMIVSIDGGCEGVRNVKAGAIAATSQQYPLKMAALGVEAGVEYAKTGKKVSGYHDTGVTLITDKPMSGVDSKDTKFGLDNCWGNK
- a CDS encoding ABC transporter permease codes for the protein MSTPSAPASSSRRFADRLPSLAEIGPLIALLLACAFFISQSNRFLSVQNLSLILQQTMVVAVIAIGQTLIVLTAGIDLSCGMVMAFGSIVMTKFAVVLGMPPIVAIFCGIAASALFGALNGVLITRIKLPPFIVTLGTLNIAFALTQIYSNAESVSNLPDAIMFLGNTFHLGAAEITYGTVLTLLMYLVAWFVLRDTVPGRHLYALGNNPEAARLMGLSSQRILLTVYTLAGAIYGIAALLSVSRTGVGDPQAGQTENLDSITAVVLGGTSLFGGRGSVVGTLLGALIVGVFRNGLTLIGVSSVYQVLITGILVILAVAADRLSHRRA
- a CDS encoding ATP-binding cassette domain-containing protein: MSTPQSAPTPVLQARGLVKRYGQVTALDGCDFEVLPGEILAVIGDNGAGKSSLIKALSGATVPDEGEILLDGKPVKFRSPLDAREQGIETVYQELAVAPAMSIAENLFLARELVKPGWRGSLLKMIDKRRMLDEATAHMKGLQIGIRSMRQAVETLSGGQRQGVAVARSAAFARHVVILDEPTAALGVKEGNMVLELIRRVRDRGLPVILISHNMPHVFEVADRIHIQRLGRRAALVNAKDIHMSEAVAIMTGAKEADVKAIA
- a CDS encoding ROK family transcriptional regulator; its protein translation is MDTGTRSPKQRTVGSNQVGMRQFNERIVLQTIRLHGPLPKADVGRLTRLSMQTVSMIVERLIDDGLLVKQPRVRGRIGQPSVPIALRPDGAFTIGIKVGRRSLDVLAMDFTGNVHCREVVDYAYPDPRQLFPALETKLARVNAALGARARKVVGVGVAAPLWLGGWRDFLGAPQEALDAWHDIDIRARIEAMTGLPVEFAKDTTAACAAELVMGQGRGIHNFLYLFVGTFIGGGLVIDGRLHSGPHDNAGAVGSIPLAGSSRSKTPARQLLHTASGFVLEQAIGASGAPPAAAHDHRALSAELWRHTEQWLDAACPAIAGALTNAAALLDLEAVVIDGELDRQLVREIIRRTERVLDRFEWEGMVRPQLLEGTIGADARAMGGAILPLYAHFAPVHELFLKPAVDAPF
- a CDS encoding transglycosylase domain-containing protein gives rise to the protein MNRPLVRIPHRAIGTTSFWTWFKWLLFVAFLLAVAITYRVVRTEIETSRLQAHYLSELTRDVGFTVGEGRSDSIRFPAKGPYDTRLGYAQLPAFEARLASRGYVVTAQARDSVRMTDLADDGLFLPYEEKDQAGLQLFDAAGTPLFDARYPARVYGSYDDVPPLVTNSLLFIEDRYLLDASQPNRNPAIDWGRFSRALVDQGARFFNAHQQTPGGSTLATQIEKFRHSAGGRTATPPEKLRQIASASVRAYLNGPQTMPARRQIVVRYLNSVPLAAQAGIGEINGIGDGLAAWYGRDFADVNRILKAPLSTDPDQLAAQGLAFRQVLSLMIAQRAPSFFLQRGYPELEKLTDSYLRLLAANGVVPMPLRDAALNAQLVLHRQSKAPPVTSFVTRKAVTSLRSQLLGALGVANLYDLDRLDLRATATLDNTVQQAVSERLASAATKDGARAAGLIGFEMLRAQDDPSKIAYSFTLFERRGGANLVRVQTDSVDQPFDINQGARLNLGSTAKLRTIVTYLQIVSDLHTRYGGMSVAQLQAVQPDRQDVLTRWALDYLAKTPDRSLRPMLDAAVERKYSASAGETFYTGGGAQTFTNFESSDNDRILTVHRAFQHSVNLVFVRLMRDIVRYEMIQTSGPSSQWLDDPATRQKYLQGFVDQESRVYVNRFYTKYHGKSADDALATMLHSVRKSPQRVATVLRSVAPNEPTAWFDTQMRAALKGTPAASLSDDDLATLYAKYSMDRFNLNDRGYIAKVHPLELWTAAYLRAHPDASVNDVQNASRDARFSSYTWLFKTRYHATQDRRIRHMVELRAYDAIGKSWQALGYPFANLTPSYAAAIGASGDRPVALAQLIGIVADDGNRVPTQSVTSLDFASGTPYETRFAHVAAPAQPLISPEIAAVTRVLLRDVVNGGTAKRLAQGISLPDGRTLDVYGKTGTGDQRFNVFAPGARLIESRKVNRSATFVFVIGDRFFGTLTAYVHEPYAARYDFTSALSVQLLKSLTPVLQPLLDDDRRNEGTTPRVAASS